A window of Methanobacterium sp. Maddingley MBC34 contains these coding sequences:
- a CDS encoding ribosomal protein L10.e (PFAM: Ribosomal protein L16p/L10e~TIGRFAM: ribosomal protein L10.e): MVRAYTRKDYIRKIPGSRIVQYDMGNLSGEFPLTVSLALKEKAQLSHNALEAARIATNRYMQRKSGRMGYHLKIRVYPHHIVRENPMATGAGADRVQDGMRKAFGKPVSSVALVKANQRVLTIKTNKKNFLDAKDALRRAAMKFPVPCRIIIDEGAELVK, translated from the coding sequence ATGGTAAGAGCATATACTAGAAAAGATTATATACGTAAAATTCCGGGTTCCAGAATTGTTCAATATGACATGGGAAACCTCTCTGGAGAATTCCCTTTAACAGTGAGCTTGGCTCTTAAAGAAAAGGCCCAGTTATCTCACAATGCACTGGAAGCTGCCAGGATAGCCACCAACCGGTACATGCAACGAAAATCAGGTAGGATGGGTTACCATTTAAAGATAAGGGTTTACCCACACCATATAGTCAGGGAAAACCCAATGGCCACTGGTGCCGGTGCAGACCGTGTGCAGGACGGTATGAGAAAAGCTTTCGGAAAACCAGTAAGCTCTGTTGCCTTAGTGAAAGCAAATCAGAGGGTTTTAACCATAAAAACCAACAAGAAGAATTTTCTTGATGCCAAAGATGCCCTCAGAAGGGCTGCTATGAAATTCCCAGTCCCCT
- a CDS encoding FKBP-type peptidyl-prolyl cis-trans isomerase (PFAM: FKBP-type peptidyl-prolyl cis-trans isomerase), which produces MPVNNGDFIKLEYTGKIIETGEIFDTTDEEIAEKNEIHSDKKTYGPLSIIVGGGHVLKGMESELEEMEAGEEKTIQLTPEEAFGERDPQLIQLVPMSEFKKQGIKPQVGMAITSEGNTGIIRSVSGGRVRLDFNHELAGKNLEYQLKVVEIIEDDTEKVKSMIGLHYPTPNLDSEKHQVTIEDDKVVINMDEMAKFDQRPYMDVTMARFRIARDIQENMDIATVEFVDSFTRKEEVDESTEEEVPVEEVPVEEVSTEEVPEKLTEEETKEE; this is translated from the coding sequence ATGCCAGTGAATAATGGAGACTTTATAAAGCTTGAATACACCGGAAAGATTATAGAAACCGGTGAAATCTTTGACACAACTGATGAAGAAATTGCAGAGAAAAATGAAATACACTCAGATAAGAAAACATACGGACCCCTATCTATAATTGTTGGTGGAGGTCATGTCCTTAAAGGCATGGAATCCGAACTGGAGGAAATGGAAGCAGGTGAAGAAAAAACCATCCAGTTAACTCCTGAAGAAGCATTCGGTGAACGCGACCCCCAATTAATACAACTGGTGCCCATGTCTGAGTTCAAAAAACAGGGCATAAAACCACAAGTGGGAATGGCCATAACCTCAGAAGGAAACACCGGTATCATTAGGAGTGTCAGTGGGGGCCGTGTAAGACTGGACTTCAACCACGAACTGGCCGGTAAAAACCTGGAATACCAGCTTAAAGTAGTGGAAATCATTGAAGATGACACCGAAAAAGTCAAAAGTATGATAGGCCTGCATTACCCCACCCCCAACCTGGACTCTGAAAAACACCAGGTGACAATTGAAGATGATAAAGTGGTCATTAACATGGATGAAATGGCCAAATTCGACCAGCGCCCCTACATGGATGTAACCATGGCCAGGTTCAGAATTGCACGGGACATCCAGGAAAACATGGACATTGCTACAGTAGAATTCGTGGACTCATTCACCCGTAAGGAAGAAGTAGACGAGTCTACTGAAGAAGAGGTTCCTGTCGAAGAGGTTCCTGTCGAAGAGGTTTCTACTGAAGAAGTTCCAGAAAAGCTAACTGAAGAAGAAACCAAAGAAGAATAA
- a CDS encoding CO dehydrogenase maturation factor (PFAM: CobQ/CobB/MinD/ParA nucleotide binding domain): MKIAVTGKGGVGKTTLAGTLAVILSKKYKVYAIDADPDMNLAGSLGIHQPITPISKMKDLIKERTGAEPGSSFGEVFKMNPTISDLPESLSTNYDHDGHLKILIMGTVDKGGDGCVCPASVMLKAILRNLIIKKDEMVILDMEAGIEHLGRRTAEAVDVMIIVAEPGLKSLETASRIKKLATDIGIQNVVAVINKVASESEEKFVEEKLKEMDVDVLGSIPRDDLVVKADMEGLPLVDYPDSAALQSIEIIAENILNRCPSN; encoded by the coding sequence ATGAAAATCGCAGTAACTGGAAAGGGAGGAGTGGGTAAAACCACACTGGCTGGTACTCTGGCTGTTATTTTATCTAAAAAGTATAAAGTGTACGCCATTGATGCTGACCCGGATATGAACCTGGCAGGGAGTCTGGGGATACACCAGCCCATAACACCCATATCCAAAATGAAAGATCTCATTAAGGAAAGAACTGGAGCAGAGCCAGGATCATCCTTTGGAGAGGTGTTCAAGATGAACCCTACCATATCTGATCTTCCAGAGTCCCTTTCAACCAATTACGACCATGATGGTCATCTTAAAATTCTGATTATGGGGACTGTTGATAAGGGTGGGGATGGATGTGTATGTCCGGCATCAGTGATGTTAAAGGCCATTTTGCGAAACTTAATCATTAAAAAAGATGAAATGGTAATTTTAGATATGGAAGCAGGAATAGAACACTTGGGAAGGCGTACTGCAGAGGCCGTGGATGTTATGATTATTGTAGCAGAACCTGGACTCAAATCCCTGGAAACAGCCAGCCGGATTAAAAAACTGGCCACTGATATAGGTATTCAGAACGTGGTGGCAGTGATTAACAAGGTTGCCAGCGAGTCTGAGGAAAAGTTTGTAGAAGAAAAACTTAAAGAAATGGATGTGGATGTGTTGGGCAGCATACCCCGGGATGATCTGGTTGTCAAGGCAGATATGGAAGGCCTTCCTTTGGTAGATTACCCTGATTCGGCGGCCCTTCAGTCAATTGAGATAATTGCAGAAAATATTTTAAATCGTTGCCCCTCTAATTAA
- a CDS encoding seryl-tRNA synthetase (PFAM: tRNA synthetase class II core domain (G, H, P, S and T)~TIGRFAM: seryl-tRNA synthetase, Methanococcus jannaschii family), with protein MKFTLEGEFLLSKEADEALDNITNFIEQANNDLLLKGVAPDQKDDASQIVEWNLEGNIIHLKIVSGRRGRAHDALLRMKKPLTQLLGPKYHIGVRKITVQDYQIEIPSPEMVDVSEMPYVDGATFKEGKMVIEFQQLEEGDLRNHVVDRVVKHVLAETERMVSTEDLDEDADDILTRQVTKIEPGTITGRSPKFPVFFEGDPTEEAVKQGWVKKFPGKGQWFYGPKFIALQRAIEDIFMEVLVEKLEFFECMWPKLIPIPVMNKMRYLEGLPEGMYYCSAPRRDPKLFKKFKNELLIKKEVPIDRLKDGLKDPSYVLAPAQCEPFYEFFSHEVLDEKELPIRLFDKSGWTYRWEAGGAKGLDRVHEFQRIELVWLGTPDQVEEIRDATLEISQELANRMELEWYTEIGDDPFYLEGRKVEERGIEFPDVPKYEMRVVVPGADKGVAAVSANVHGTHFTEGFSIKETHNHTLWTGCTGIGITRWLFGFLAQKGFDKENWPDMVRERVGTVRTPKVLTWP; from the coding sequence ATGAAATTCACATTAGAAGGAGAATTTTTACTCAGTAAAGAGGCTGATGAAGCATTAGATAATATTACCAACTTCATTGAGCAAGCTAACAATGACCTACTCCTGAAGGGAGTTGCACCGGATCAAAAAGACGATGCTTCCCAGATTGTGGAGTGGAACCTAGAAGGTAACATTATCCATCTGAAAATAGTCTCCGGTAGAAGGGGAAGAGCACATGATGCACTTCTACGGATGAAAAAACCCCTCACACAGCTTTTAGGCCCCAAGTACCATATTGGTGTTCGGAAAATAACTGTTCAGGATTATCAGATTGAAATTCCATCCCCAGAAATGGTGGATGTCAGCGAAATGCCCTATGTGGATGGGGCAACATTCAAGGAGGGGAAAATGGTCATCGAATTCCAGCAACTGGAAGAGGGAGATCTCAGAAACCATGTGGTGGATCGGGTGGTTAAGCATGTTCTGGCAGAGACTGAAAGGATGGTTTCTACTGAAGACTTAGATGAGGATGCCGATGACATTTTAACCCGCCAGGTCACCAAAATCGAACCCGGAACCATAACAGGACGCAGCCCTAAGTTTCCAGTGTTTTTTGAAGGAGATCCCACCGAAGAAGCAGTTAAACAGGGTTGGGTTAAGAAATTCCCTGGTAAGGGACAGTGGTTCTACGGACCAAAATTCATTGCACTGCAGCGTGCTATTGAAGATATATTTATGGAGGTTCTGGTGGAGAAACTGGAGTTCTTCGAGTGCATGTGGCCTAAACTTATTCCAATCCCCGTGATGAATAAGATGCGTTACCTGGAAGGACTTCCTGAGGGAATGTATTACTGCAGTGCGCCACGTCGAGACCCCAAACTATTTAAAAAATTCAAAAATGAGCTTTTAATAAAAAAAGAAGTCCCAATTGATCGCCTGAAAGATGGTTTGAAGGATCCTTCCTATGTTCTGGCCCCGGCTCAGTGCGAACCATTTTATGAGTTTTTCAGTCATGAAGTCCTGGATGAGAAGGAACTACCTATAAGACTCTTTGATAAGAGTGGATGGACCTACCGCTGGGAAGCTGGTGGAGCCAAAGGCCTGGATCGCGTGCATGAATTCCAGAGGATTGAACTGGTCTGGTTAGGTACACCGGATCAGGTGGAAGAGATTCGTGACGCTACCCTGGAGATATCACAGGAACTGGCCAACAGGATGGAACTGGAATGGTACACTGAAATCGGTGACGACCCATTCTACCTGGAAGGTCGAAAGGTGGAAGAAAGAGGCATAGAATTCCCTGACGTCCCCAAATATGAGATGCGTGTTGTGGTGCCCGGTGCTGATAAAGGAGTAGCAGCAGTTTCAGCCAATGTCCACGGAACCCACTTCACTGAAGGGTTTTCCATCAAAGAAACCCATAACCACACATTATGGACTGGATGTACAGGTATTGGAATAACCAGATGGCTATTTGGTTTCCTGGCACAGAAAGGTTTTGATAAAGAGAACTGGCCAGATATGGTTCGAGAAAGAGTAGGAACTGTTCGCACACCTAAGGTTCTGACCTGGCCTTAA
- a CDS encoding putative nucleotidyltransferase (PFAM: Protein of unknown function (DUF795)), whose protein sequence is MSSRETLVKEIIARDRKQFLEDVRLRPPYKESESKVSESDPSDTKILADFTEYNPLHNGHLHCLLEAKKKVPEGIFVAVVPGLFERSGRGLPYIMTRQARAEAAIAVGADIVVEGPPMGIMGSGQYSLCLAKTFQALDADYIPRGYKEDPEFEILLEKIGKGRGIAPKPYRMVDMENGEILLKGRLNEDNYVIVSLSKSLTKIGFNFQDRFIFIPRLEGISGTIIREAVVSGVLESAEEMLPSPTINILKVEMEKGRAPLHQLRDEETILHVANNATVPDLKSFSLVDERTIENIIDKRPFNTVNEIKNCIARGFSRHHTQRVLSSLEARIDKDTMHRYIENYPSTIRILNYKNKEVLREFKMRISHRRLEICQ, encoded by the coding sequence ATGTCTTCTAGAGAAACTTTAGTTAAAGAAATTATTGCCAGAGATAGGAAACAGTTTCTGGAAGATGTGAGGTTACGACCTCCATATAAAGAGTCTGAATCTAAAGTTTCTGAATCAGATCCATCAGACACTAAAATTTTAGCCGATTTCACAGAATACAATCCCTTGCATAATGGTCATCTGCACTGTCTTCTGGAGGCCAAAAAAAAGGTTCCAGAGGGAATATTCGTGGCAGTAGTCCCCGGACTATTCGAACGCAGTGGGAGAGGATTACCCTACATCATGACCAGACAGGCACGTGCAGAAGCAGCAATTGCGGTTGGTGCGGATATTGTGGTTGAAGGTCCACCCATGGGTATAATGGGATCGGGACAGTACTCCCTCTGCCTGGCCAAGACATTCCAGGCCCTGGACGCGGATTACATCCCCCGTGGATACAAGGAAGATCCTGAATTTGAAATTTTACTGGAGAAAATAGGTAAAGGAAGAGGCATTGCCCCTAAACCATATCGCATGGTGGACATGGAAAACGGAGAAATCTTATTAAAAGGACGGCTCAATGAGGATAACTATGTTATTGTATCCCTATCAAAATCTTTAACTAAAATTGGCTTCAACTTCCAGGATAGATTCATATTTATACCCCGTCTGGAAGGTATAAGTGGTACAATAATCAGGGAAGCAGTTGTTTCTGGAGTGCTGGAGTCAGCAGAGGAAATGTTACCTTCCCCAACCATTAATATCCTAAAAGTAGAGATGGAAAAAGGCAGAGCACCACTGCACCAGCTTAGGGATGAAGAAACCATCCTGCATGTAGCTAACAATGCCACAGTTCCTGATCTCAAATCCTTCAGCCTAGTCGATGAGCGTACCATTGAAAACATAATTGACAAAAGACCATTTAATACAGTAAACGAAATAAAAAATTGTATTGCACGTGGTTTCAGTAGACACCACACACAAAGGGTCTTATCATCATTAGAGGCGCGGATTGATAAGGATACTATGCACAGGTATATTGAGAATTACCCCTCAACCATACGCATATTAAACTATAAAAATAAAGAAGTGCTAAGAGAATTTAAAATGAGAATATCACATAGGAGGCTAGAGATATGCCAGTGA